A DNA window from Thermococcus sp. 4557 contains the following coding sequences:
- a CDS encoding ATPase domain-containing protein: MYVGEFLKSLDRTSTGVAGLDNLIGGGFVPGRVYLVVGPPGSGKTTLGVQFLVEGARNDEKGVYISIVQHPRIVTQDMLRYNFGLLAHVQAKRIVLHDMGEAIFGAGRRFSWNEILEMLLHIIKAENASRVVIDSFTSLEYAVVDPENKRMAVGRFIRKLHDMGVTCVIISEMLSSEAYTDEYYLADGVIVMHHFMRNYQMVRAIQVLKMHGVPHDSNLKKIRFTEEGLVVYPEAPF, encoded by the coding sequence ATGTACGTTGGGGAGTTCCTCAAGAGCCTCGACAGGACATCCACCGGTGTCGCGGGGCTTGACAATCTTATCGGTGGAGGCTTTGTTCCGGGCAGGGTTTATCTCGTCGTTGGCCCCCCTGGAAGCGGTAAGACGACCCTTGGGGTTCAGTTTCTGGTCGAGGGTGCAAGAAACGATGAGAAGGGGGTGTACATCTCAATAGTCCAGCACCCCAGAATAGTCACGCAGGACATGCTCCGCTACAACTTCGGTCTTCTGGCCCACGTGCAGGCAAAGAGGATAGTGCTCCACGACATGGGCGAGGCGATATTCGGGGCGGGCAGGAGATTTTCCTGGAACGAGATCCTTGAGATGCTCCTCCACATAATCAAAGCGGAGAACGCCAGCCGCGTTGTTATCGATTCATTTACCTCCCTGGAGTACGCAGTGGTCGATCCGGAGAATAAAAGGATGGCCGTTGGAAGGTTCATCAGAAAGCTCCACGACATGGGGGTCACCTGTGTGATAATCTCCGAGATGCTCAGTTCGGAGGCTTACACTGACGAGTACTACCTGGCCGATGGCGTCATTGTAATGCACCACTTCATGAGGAACTATCAGATGGTTCGCGCGATCCAGGTTCTCAAGATGCACGGCGTTCCCCACGACAGCAACCTCAAGAAGATACGGTTCACGGAGGAGGGGCTTGTGGTTTACCCGGAGGCCCCGTTCTGA
- a CDS encoding glycosyltransferase family 2 protein: MKVSVIIPTYNERDNLEELFERIDGALEGYDYEIIVVDDDSPDGTWEFARSLAAKYPVKVIRRTEEKGLSSAVIRGFKEAAGDVFVVMDADLQHPPEVIPELLNAIEQGADVAIASRYVPGGGVKNWYWYRKLISKGAIMIGRLALPKIRNVKDPVSGFFALRKEVLEGVELNPIGFKILMEILIKGRYGEVREVPFTFGLRHAGESKLGTKTMVNYLKHVYRLMRWEGELDRLIKFTLVGLSGVVVNEGFLWAFVNFLGWDKILANIPATELAILNNFTWNDLWTFRDLKRKPLWRRLATFHVAAITGALVQWVIYAGLVYLGMNYLVANLIGIMVSFIVRFLVNRHVTWG; this comes from the coding sequence GTGAAGGTCTCTGTAATCATCCCGACGTACAATGAGAGGGACAACCTGGAGGAGCTCTTTGAGCGGATAGACGGGGCTCTAGAGGGTTATGACTACGAGATCATCGTCGTTGACGACGATTCCCCCGATGGGACCTGGGAGTTCGCCAGGAGCCTGGCGGCAAAGTACCCTGTGAAAGTTATCCGCAGGACGGAGGAAAAGGGACTCTCCTCTGCGGTCATTAGGGGTTTCAAAGAAGCCGCCGGCGACGTCTTCGTCGTTATGGATGCGGACCTGCAGCATCCACCGGAGGTTATTCCGGAACTCTTGAACGCCATTGAGCAGGGTGCCGACGTTGCCATAGCGAGCAGGTACGTTCCCGGCGGCGGCGTTAAGAACTGGTACTGGTACAGGAAGCTCATATCAAAGGGCGCGATAATGATAGGCCGCCTGGCGCTTCCAAAGATAAGGAACGTCAAGGACCCGGTGAGCGGCTTTTTTGCCCTCCGGAAGGAGGTTCTTGAGGGAGTCGAGCTCAACCCGATAGGTTTCAAAATACTCATGGAGATTCTCATAAAGGGCAGATACGGGGAAGTCCGGGAAGTTCCCTTCACCTTCGGCCTGAGGCACGCCGGCGAGAGCAAACTGGGAACTAAAACAATGGTGAACTACCTGAAGCACGTTTACAGGCTCATGCGCTGGGAGGGCGAGCTTGACAGGCTCATCAAGTTCACCCTCGTCGGCCTCTCGGGTGTCGTGGTGAACGAGGGCTTTCTGTGGGCCTTTGTGAACTTCCTCGGCTGGGACAAGATACTCGCCAACATCCCGGCGACCGAGCTGGCGATACTCAACAACTTCACCTGGAACGACCTCTGGACTTTCAGGGACCTCAAGAGAAAGCCCCTCTGGAGGAGGCTCGCCACCTTCCACGTCGCCGCCATCACGGGCGCGCTCGTCCAGTGGGTCATCTACGCGGGTCTTGTCTATCTGGGCATGAACTACCTCGTCGCGAACCTCATCGGTATAATGGTTTCCTTCATCGTCCGCTTCCTCGTTAACAGGCACGTCACGTGGGGATGA
- a CDS encoding DUF1102 domain-containing protein: protein MKKILALGMLGLMIAAAFALGTSATFRDYRVTRSSHIAVVPDDDELIDLTPVQPYAYINDGGQLVIDFSANNPNWPGHDNPDWGEYQGELEGYTGKGIGLSPQSRYNFDHVFNVSNHLWENKVIVVEVISSDPGKVSFYDPTENMYVTNGNAIPYNSDTAAGDVCFYLEPGEALGVGMELAADNSLGGYDVTITVKAWPADNAPINCGGS, encoded by the coding sequence ATGAAGAAAATTTTGGCCCTCGGTATGCTGGGGCTGATGATCGCGGCGGCCTTTGCTTTGGGCACGAGCGCGACCTTCAGGGACTACCGCGTCACGAGGAGCTCGCACATTGCCGTCGTTCCCGACGACGATGAGCTCATCGATCTGACGCCGGTCCAGCCCTACGCGTACATAAACGATGGGGGACAACTTGTTATTGACTTCTCAGCGAACAACCCGAACTGGCCCGGACACGACAACCCGGACTGGGGGGAGTACCAGGGTGAGCTCGAGGGTTACACAGGCAAGGGAATTGGCCTGAGCCCGCAGAGCAGGTACAACTTCGACCACGTTTTCAACGTGAGCAACCACCTCTGGGAGAACAAGGTTATAGTAGTCGAGGTCATATCCTCGGATCCCGGCAAGGTATCATTCTACGACCCTACTGAGAACATGTACGTAACCAACGGCAACGCTATTCCGTACAACTCGGACACAGCAGCTGGAGACGTCTGCTTCTACCTTGAGCCCGGAGAGGCCCTTGGTGTGGGTATGGAACTGGCGGCTGACAACAGCCTGGGCGGCTACGACGTGACCATAACAGTGAAGGCCTGGCCCGCTGACAACGCACCCATTAACTGCGGAGGGAGCTGA
- a CDS encoding DUF1102 domain-containing protein, whose translation MKKIIGLFVLIAGLLIAVTASSANFAYFEADRNIHIQVVPDDNELIDLRPIQPYAYINDNGMLVIDLSHNNGNWEEGFGEGVSPNSTYVFEEVFGVSNDLWEQTPICMEITYTGGDEVTFFEGDYVPGQTVGSNHLFVTIMPGDVVKIGMIINTTGISAPNSLDGQIHFDATAGECQS comes from the coding sequence ATGAAAAAGATAATCGGACTATTCGTCCTTATAGCAGGACTACTGATAGCGGTCACCGCCAGCAGCGCAAACTTCGCTTACTTTGAGGCCGACAGGAACATTCACATTCAGGTCGTCCCCGACGACAATGAGCTCATTGACCTCAGGCCAATCCAGCCCTACGCGTACATCAACGACAACGGAATGCTCGTCATAGACCTCAGCCACAACAACGGAAACTGGGAAGAGGGATTCGGCGAGGGCGTCAGCCCGAACAGCACCTACGTGTTCGAGGAAGTCTTCGGCGTGAGCAACGACCTCTGGGAGCAGACCCCGATATGTATGGAGATCACCTACACCGGTGGCGACGAGGTCACTTTCTTTGAGGGCGACTACGTGCCCGGCCAGACCGTTGGCAGCAACCACCTGTTTGTTACCATAATGCCCGGCGACGTTGTTAAGATCGGTATGATCATCAACACCACCGGAATCAGCGCACCCAACTCACTGGACGGCCAGATCCACTTCGATGCCACAGCCGGTGAGTGCCAGAGCTGA
- a CDS encoding DUF1102 domain-containing protein produces MGTKTEVIAGIGIMIILLIGVGGLHSSGPITVVYATPDGEEFSLDSPSPPYSYLDNGVLVIDISPDSPFYPGEGDGLSVNSTYVFDGVFMIENNQSETGYDTICVRISSDSPNLGFFEGAFGGSWADVIEVTLGADESAEIGMRVNTTGLGLGDYMSEITIEAWGGSCG; encoded by the coding sequence ATGGGGACAAAGACAGAAGTCATTGCAGGCATTGGAATCATGATAATTCTGCTCATAGGAGTTGGAGGACTCCATTCCTCCGGCCCGATCACGGTAGTTTATGCGACCCCCGATGGGGAAGAGTTCTCTTTGGATTCCCCCTCCCCCCCGTATTCATACCTGGATAACGGTGTTCTTGTAATCGATATATCACCGGACAGCCCGTTCTATCCTGGAGAAGGGGACGGACTGAGCGTTAACAGTACTTACGTTTTTGATGGGGTTTTCATGATAGAGAACAACCAGAGCGAGACAGGTTACGATACAATATGCGTGAGGATAAGCTCGGACTCCCCGAACCTGGGGTTCTTTGAGGGAGCCTTTGGCGGAAGCTGGGCGGACGTCATCGAGGTCACCCTCGGGGCGGACGAGAGTGCGGAGATAGGTATGAGGGTGAACACCACCGGGCTTGGGCTCGGGGATTACATGAGTGAAATAACCATAGAGGCCTGGGGAGGAAGCTGCGGATGA
- a CDS encoding signal peptidase I: MNTLVEYAVLAVLGVLVIGSLAGALLDRPVFMSYAYSGSMTPTIDKGDLFFINPLARNPDVGDVIVFKVGSTWTVHRVVAITEEGYITRGDNNVASDQQSHNIPPIKKDQIGGTVIAPGGHVITVPKVGNYLESGLSDRGKILVGALLIVVGILAFGGGEAARTGRRKRFFTVKFRTLFMLASVFLLLMVAISIFVSWEVIPIEYSVTSAGGAREGWYQPGEEFQTEVTVKNNNLYPMRYYVSAPEPVTKISSEEFGLPRGGEEDFTVTIVAPKKTTVYSTKVRVNAYPPLLPGSVMDALYEVHPMVPLLAILAVISAFLGAMYVLSGIGNEDIVRIRKRRHSKHRGIPEVFKV; the protein is encoded by the coding sequence ATGAATACCCTCGTGGAGTACGCGGTCCTCGCGGTTCTCGGAGTGCTGGTCATAGGTTCTCTCGCAGGAGCCCTTCTTGACAGGCCAGTTTTCATGTCCTACGCTTACTCGGGGAGCATGACGCCCACCATAGACAAGGGCGACCTGTTCTTCATCAACCCCCTGGCGAGAAACCCCGACGTCGGTGACGTCATAGTGTTCAAGGTGGGAAGCACGTGGACCGTCCACAGGGTGGTCGCGATAACCGAAGAAGGGTATATAACGAGGGGCGATAACAACGTGGCCAGCGACCAGCAGAGCCACAACATACCCCCGATAAAGAAAGATCAGATCGGGGGGACTGTAATAGCTCCAGGCGGTCACGTGATAACCGTGCCGAAGGTCGGCAACTACCTCGAGAGCGGCCTCTCGGACAGGGGCAAGATACTCGTGGGAGCCCTTCTGATAGTCGTCGGGATACTTGCCTTCGGGGGCGGTGAGGCGGCAAGAACGGGAAGGAGAAAGAGGTTCTTTACCGTGAAGTTCAGGACGCTCTTCATGCTCGCCTCAGTGTTCCTGCTGCTGATGGTTGCCATATCCATCTTCGTCTCATGGGAGGTCATACCGATAGAGTACTCGGTAACGTCCGCAGGAGGGGCAAGGGAGGGCTGGTATCAGCCAGGGGAAGAGTTCCAGACCGAGGTTACGGTGAAGAACAACAACCTGTACCCGATGAGGTACTACGTCTCCGCCCCGGAGCCCGTCACCAAAATCTCGAGTGAGGAGTTCGGCCTGCCGCGGGGAGGCGAGGAGGACTTCACGGTCACCATAGTGGCACCAAAGAAAACGACCGTGTACTCCACCAAGGTCAGGGTGAACGCGTATCCACCCCTGCTCCCGGGCTCCGTGATGGACGCCCTCTACGAGGTGCACCCGATGGTACCCCTGCTGGCGATCCTTGCAGTCATTTCGGCTTTCCTCGGAGCGATGTACGTACTCTCGGGGATAGGGAACGAAGACATTGTTAGAATCAGAAAAAGGAGGCATTCCAAACACAGGGGAATACCGGAGGTGTTTAAGGTATGA
- a CDS encoding DUF11 domain-containing protein yields MRGIIAVLITIALASLVIVSSSGTFVSFGATREVKVQVVPHEQEYLGFDCEDGYAAVIEVNTNSELDFDALTVRNYLNDMKDVTITLHPDYSGLPAEVTMFIETEDGAARTLASEEEYTFFGNVTVGNAEPGEYIIPVDMYATWNGGDASISTCPIKLIIKGGPTIEKELLSGPLELPTHTYAEWTFRITVTNPGEEQTLTIKDVIPGEFEIESIDPSAGTYTVTQTGAAHHITWEVHLGAGESAHMNVTVYTKLNPAGKQEFTSCGDYILNEGAELVEYGITSESITVHATCEGGGDCDLCIMNRWISGVRHLPRNTPADYHTRIIVKNRGDERDLVVTQYVGSQFTLVNNIPTKGTVSTEVLPNGKTRVTWTLHLAHNEVARLNLYEHTDGIYTHSHRYVMLVSTPCVAGCECHGCAKYVYVYACGCHAGRDAPEAPDVYEDTEIESDCCTEACEG; encoded by the coding sequence ATGAGAGGGATCATTGCAGTACTAATAACAATCGCACTAGCGTCACTGGTTATCGTCAGCTCAAGCGGGACTTTCGTAAGCTTCGGCGCCACCAGGGAGGTAAAAGTCCAGGTGGTACCGCACGAACAGGAGTACCTCGGCTTCGACTGCGAAGACGGGTACGCTGCGGTCATTGAGGTCAATACCAATTCAGAGCTTGACTTCGACGCACTGACCGTTAGAAACTACCTCAACGACATGAAGGACGTCACTATCACGCTCCATCCCGACTACTCGGGACTTCCAGCGGAGGTCACGATGTTCATAGAGACGGAGGACGGTGCGGCGAGAACCCTTGCGTCCGAGGAGGAATACACTTTCTTCGGAAACGTAACCGTGGGGAACGCGGAACCGGGGGAGTATATAATCCCGGTCGATATGTACGCAACATGGAACGGCGGGGACGCATCGATATCCACCTGCCCCATAAAGCTGATCATCAAGGGCGGACCCACCATAGAGAAGGAGCTCCTGAGCGGACCGCTTGAGCTTCCAACGCACACGTACGCGGAGTGGACGTTCAGAATCACCGTGACGAACCCCGGAGAGGAGCAGACGCTTACGATAAAGGACGTGATCCCGGGAGAGTTCGAGATAGAGTCCATAGACCCGAGCGCCGGAACCTACACTGTAACACAGACCGGGGCGGCGCACCACATCACCTGGGAGGTTCACCTCGGGGCCGGTGAGAGCGCCCACATGAACGTGACGGTATACACCAAACTCAACCCTGCCGGCAAGCAGGAGTTCACTTCCTGCGGGGACTACATCCTGAACGAGGGAGCCGAGCTGGTGGAATACGGCATCACCAGCGAGAGCATAACCGTCCACGCGACCTGCGAAGGGGGCGGAGACTGCGACCTGTGCATAATGAACCGCTGGATCAGCGGGGTTAGACACCTCCCCAGAAACACCCCGGCCGACTACCACACCAGGATCATAGTAAAGAACCGGGGAGACGAGAGAGACCTGGTCGTGACCCAGTATGTCGGCTCCCAATTCACCTTGGTAAACAACATCCCGACGAAGGGTACAGTTTCGACGGAGGTTCTGCCTAACGGGAAAACGCGCGTTACCTGGACACTCCACCTGGCCCACAACGAGGTCGCCAGACTCAACCTCTATGAACACACGGACGGAATCTACACCCACTCACACAGGTACGTTATGCTGGTCAGCACCCCATGCGTTGCAGGATGTGAATGTCATGGCTGCGCCAAGTACGTTTACGTCTACGCGTGCGGCTGCCACGCCGGCAGAGACGCTCCGGAGGCACCGGACGTCTACGAAGACACTGAAATCGAATCTGACTGTTGCACGGAGGCATGTGAAGGATGA
- a CDS encoding DUF5305 family protein, producing the protein MSASPYMVTTHKIGTYREEGTLKHEAYLEPNDLYGYRLTMDNYPIPLVDRFLLTYNYRSQPPLSEGSYHIVVKAEYYVNKGNEEIILWEEPLFDERGNLTDGGFSAEYVLDMKGFENTSKRISNELGVKRLKNRITIETTVTGTGSVGGREIRENFDHTVELVRDSTAELYYFTDTSKAEKRALTETVRTEKDASVLGITSDLGTAQTVTTVLALLMLIPLLGYVYTSRAPKDELSKIRPYVVKGAPGPVEKVVELKTPKDLETTFELIDKPILHYIEGDEEVYAIIDDGVSYEYRKPLPGEGKEAN; encoded by the coding sequence ATGAGCGCAAGCCCGTACATGGTCACCACGCATAAGATAGGAACGTATCGGGAAGAGGGAACGCTGAAACACGAGGCATACCTCGAACCCAATGATCTCTACGGGTACAGATTGACAATGGACAACTACCCGATACCGCTGGTCGATCGGTTCCTGCTGACGTACAACTACAGGTCACAGCCGCCCCTGAGCGAGGGGTCGTACCACATCGTCGTGAAGGCCGAGTACTACGTGAACAAAGGCAACGAGGAGATAATCCTCTGGGAGGAACCGCTCTTTGACGAGAGGGGAAACCTGACGGACGGCGGATTCAGCGCGGAGTACGTTCTGGACATGAAGGGCTTCGAGAACACGAGCAAAAGGATCTCCAACGAACTGGGTGTGAAGAGGCTGAAGAACAGGATAACCATTGAGACCACAGTGACGGGCACCGGAAGCGTCGGCGGCAGGGAGATAAGGGAGAACTTCGACCACACCGTCGAACTCGTTAGGGACTCAACGGCAGAGCTTTACTACTTCACGGACACCAGCAAGGCGGAGAAGAGAGCGCTCACCGAGACGGTAAGGACGGAGAAGGATGCAAGCGTTCTTGGCATAACAAGCGACCTTGGAACGGCCCAAACCGTCACCACGGTGCTGGCACTGCTGATGCTGATACCCCTGCTCGGCTACGTTTACACATCAAGGGCCCCCAAGGACGAGCTGTCGAAGATAAGGCCCTACGTGGTCAAAGGAGCTCCGGGCCCAGTTGAGAAGGTCGTTGAGCTCAAGACCCCCAAAGACCTGGAGACGACCTTTGAGCTCATAGACAAGCCAATCCTGCACTACATAGAGGGAGACGAGGAAGTCTACGCAATAATCGACGATGGGGTATCATACGAGTACAGGAAGCCCCTGCCAGGGGAAGGGAAGGAGGCCAACTGA
- a CDS encoding inorganic diphosphatase, with protein sequence MNPFHELEPGPEVPEVVYALIEIPKGSRNKYELDKKTGLIKLDRVLYSPFFYPVDYGIIPQTWYDDGDPFDIMVIMREPVYPLTLIEARPIGIMKMEDSGDKDWKVLAVPVEDPYFDDWKDIDDVPKAFLDEVAHFFQRYKELQGKVTQIEGWGNAEEAKKEILRAIELYKEKFGKKE encoded by the coding sequence ATGAACCCGTTCCACGAGCTTGAGCCCGGACCGGAGGTTCCAGAGGTCGTTTACGCTCTCATAGAGATTCCGAAGGGAAGCAGGAACAAGTACGAGCTCGACAAGAAGACCGGCCTTATAAAGCTCGACAGAGTGCTCTACAGCCCGTTCTTCTACCCGGTGGACTACGGAATAATCCCGCAGACCTGGTACGACGACGGCGACCCCTTCGACATCATGGTCATCATGCGCGAGCCGGTTTACCCGCTCACCCTCATAGAGGCGAGACCGATAGGCATCATGAAGATGGAGGACAGCGGCGACAAGGACTGGAAGGTCCTCGCCGTCCCCGTTGAGGACCCGTACTTCGACGACTGGAAGGACATAGACGACGTCCCTAAGGCCTTCCTCGACGAGGTTGCCCACTTCTTCCAGCGCTACAAGGAGCTCCAGGGCAAGGTCACCCAGATAGAGGGCTGGGGCAACGCCGAGGAGGCCAAGAAAGAAATCCTCCGCGCCATCGAGCTCTACAAGGAGAAGTTCGGCAAGAAGGAGTGA
- a CDS encoding DNA-directed RNA polymerase — MYKLLKIKDVVRIPPRMFTMEPKEAAKLVLRETYEGIYDRDEGVVLAILDVDEIGQGVIVPGDGATYHEVVFNVLVWKPEMHEVVEGEVIDVAPYGAFIRIGPMDGLVHISQLMDDYVVFDEKNKQFIGKETNRILKLGDEARARIIAVSVKSRVIRENKIGLTMRQPGLGKRDWVEKEKRREAEE; from the coding sequence ATGTACAAGCTCCTCAAGATTAAGGACGTCGTTAGGATTCCGCCCAGGATGTTCACGATGGAGCCCAAGGAGGCCGCAAAGCTCGTCCTCCGCGAGACCTACGAGGGCATCTACGACCGCGACGAGGGAGTCGTCCTCGCGATCCTCGACGTCGATGAGATAGGACAGGGCGTCATCGTTCCGGGAGACGGGGCCACTTACCACGAGGTCGTCTTCAACGTCCTCGTCTGGAAGCCGGAGATGCACGAGGTCGTTGAGGGCGAGGTCATAGACGTCGCCCCGTACGGTGCCTTCATCAGGATAGGCCCGATGGACGGTCTCGTTCACATCAGTCAGCTCATGGACGACTACGTCGTCTTCGACGAGAAGAACAAGCAGTTCATCGGCAAGGAGACCAACAGGATCCTCAAGCTCGGCGACGAGGCGAGGGCGAGGATAATAGCGGTAAGCGTCAAGAGCCGCGTCATCAGGGAGAACAAGATAGGCCTCACCATGCGCCAGCCGGGCCTCGGAAAGAGGGACTGGGTTGAGAAGGAAAAGCGCAGGGAGGCTGAGGAGTAA
- the spt4 gene encoding transcription elongation factor subunit Spt4, whose amino-acid sequence MAKERACRHCHYITTEDRCPVCGSRDLSDEWFDLVIITEPEKSRIAQKLGVEVPGKYAIRVR is encoded by the coding sequence ATGGCGAAGGAGCGCGCCTGCAGGCACTGCCACTACATAACGACCGAGGACCGCTGCCCGGTCTGCGGCAGCAGGGACCTCAGCGATGAGTGGTTCGACCTCGTCATAATCACCGAGCCCGAGAAGTCGAGGATAGCGCAGAAGCTGGGAGTCGAGGTCCCAGGAAAGTACGCCATAAGGGTTAGATGA
- a CDS encoding GTP-dependent dephospho-CoA kinase produces the protein MRFVLTPELRRELKDPLGELIRGELPEPYIRLKGELERAGHVVTVGDVVTENVLKLGIRPSIAIYDHRTKRHEYNPDIETGSVVMTVQNPPGTITKALLNAIRKGFGLAARGRRVYIKVYGEEDLAAIPAVLYAPEGTLVLYGQPDEGVVLIKVTPECKLKCGKLMSKMEVIHDGD, from the coding sequence ATGAGGTTCGTACTCACCCCAGAGCTCAGAAGGGAACTCAAAGACCCCCTCGGGGAGCTCATCCGGGGGGAGCTTCCCGAGCCGTACATCAGGCTCAAGGGTGAGCTTGAGCGGGCCGGGCACGTCGTCACTGTAGGCGACGTCGTCACGGAGAACGTCCTCAAGCTCGGGATAAGGCCGAGCATAGCCATATACGACCACAGAACCAAAAGACACGAGTACAATCCGGATATCGAGACGGGTTCGGTCGTGATGACCGTCCAGAACCCCCCCGGAACCATAACGAAAGCTTTATTAAACGCAATCAGAAAGGGCTTTGGACTGGCCGCGAGGGGCAGGCGTGTTTACATAAAGGTGTACGGAGAGGAGGACCTGGCGGCGATTCCCGCCGTGCTCTACGCCCCCGAGGGCACTCTCGTGCTCTACGGCCAGCCGGACGAGGGAGTAGTGCTTATAAAGGTAACACCCGAATGCAAGCTCAAGTGTGGAAAGCTCATGTCGAAGATGGAGGTGATTCACGATGGAGATTAA
- a CDS encoding 30S ribosomal protein S24e has translation MEIKVTEIRENKLLGRKEIYFDVIHEGEATPSRADVKGKLVAMLDLNPETVVLQYIRSYFGSRVSRGYAKAYESRERMLYIEPEYILVRDGLIQKEEE, from the coding sequence ATGGAGATTAAGGTTACCGAGATAAGGGAGAACAAGCTCCTCGGAAGGAAGGAGATATACTTCGATGTCATCCACGAGGGAGAGGCCACCCCGAGCAGGGCCGACGTCAAGGGCAAGCTCGTTGCCATGCTCGACCTCAACCCGGAGACCGTGGTTCTCCAGTACATAAGGAGCTACTTCGGTAGCCGCGTCAGCAGGGGCTACGCCAAGGCCTACGAGAGCAGGGAGAGGATGCTCTACATCGAGCCGGAATACATCCTCGTTAGGGACGGCCTGATTCAGAAGGAGGAGGAGTGA
- a CDS encoding 30S ribosomal protein S27ae has product MAKGKKTSQKWKLYEVQGGKVKRKGKFCPRCGPGVFMAEHKDRWSCGRCGYTEWKRK; this is encoded by the coding sequence ATGGCTAAGGGCAAGAAGACCAGCCAGAAGTGGAAGCTCTACGAGGTTCAGGGCGGAAAGGTCAAGAGGAAGGGCAAGTTCTGCCCGCGCTGCGGTCCGGGCGTCTTCATGGCCGAGCACAAGGACCGCTGGAGCTGCGGCCGCTGCGGCTACACCGAGTGGAAGAGGAAGTGA
- a CDS encoding HemK2/MTQ2 family protein methyltransferase gives MPTYYGIELKLHPQVYEPAEDTFLLAENLAVRKGDTALDVGTGTGLIALLMARKARSVLGVDINPLAVELAGENALLNGIKNVEFRVSDLFERVEGKFDVITFNAPYLPGEPEEPIDLALVGGERGREVLDRFIQEVPRYLKPGGTVQIVQSSITGVEETLRRLEKAGLRGKIAARVHVFFEDIVLINATTQGGDV, from the coding sequence ATGCCAACATACTACGGCATCGAGCTCAAGCTCCACCCCCAGGTCTACGAGCCGGCCGAGGACACGTTCCTTCTGGCGGAGAACCTCGCGGTTAGGAAAGGAGATACCGCCCTCGACGTTGGAACGGGCACGGGACTTATAGCCCTCCTGATGGCAAGAAAAGCCCGCTCCGTCCTGGGAGTTGACATCAATCCGCTGGCCGTTGAGCTGGCGGGGGAGAACGCCCTTTTGAACGGCATCAAAAACGTCGAGTTTCGCGTGAGCGACCTGTTTGAGAGAGTCGAGGGGAAGTTCGACGTGATAACCTTCAACGCCCCCTACCTGCCCGGCGAGCCGGAGGAGCCGATAGACCTGGCGCTGGTTGGCGGCGAGAGGGGGAGGGAGGTTCTCGACAGGTTCATCCAGGAAGTTCCGAGATACCTCAAACCCGGCGGAACCGTCCAGATAGTCCAGAGCTCGATAACAGGGGTGGAAGAAACGCTGAGAAGGCTGGAAAAAGCCGGACTGAGGGGAAAAATAGCCGCTAGGGTGCACGTCTTTTTTGAGGACATAGTGCTGATAAACGCCACTACGCAAGGCGGTGACGTTTGA